Genomic window (Acidimicrobiales bacterium):
GCTCGAGCAGGCCATCGGCGAGGCCCAGCAGCAGCACCGCCGGCTGACCGAGCAGGCGGCCAACGTCATCGCCAACCAGAAGCAGACCGAGATGCGGCTCAACCGTTCGATGGAGGACCTCAGCAAGGTCAACAACTCGGCTCGTCAGGCGGTGCTGATGGCCGACGACGCCACCAAGAAGGGCGACGCCGCCAGGGCGACCGAGCTCACGCAGGCGGCCCAGGCCTTCGCCAACCGGCTCATCGCCACCGAGCGGGAGGTCGACTCCCTGAAGATCCTCCACCTGCAGTCGGCCCAGGCGGCCGAGCAGGCCAAGCAGGCCGTGGTGCAGAACTCGGCGGCGCTGCAGACCAAGCTCACCGAGCGCCAGAAGCTCCTGTCACAGCTCGATCAGGCCAAGATGCAGGAACAGATGAACCGGGCGATGACCTCGCTGTCGGCATCGGTGGGCCAGGACGTCCCGACCCTCGACGAGGTCCGGGACAAGATCGAGGCCCGGTACGCCAAGGCACTGGGCACGTCCGAGCTTGGCTCCCAGTCAGTGGAAGGCCGCATGCTCGAGGTCGAGCAGGCCCAGATCAACACCGAGGCCGAGACCCGCCTGGACCAGATCCGTGAGCAGCTCGGCTTGGCCGCGCCCAGTCCGCCGGCCGGCCTCGGCAGCGGGAGCAGTGGGGCGCTGGGGACCGGGGCCGCGGCGGAGCAGACCAATGACGCCGGTGCCGACGCGCCGGAGCAGAAGCCGGAGACGCCGACGCCGGCCAATCCGCCGGGCGAGAGCTCCAAGTAGGGGCGGTCTCGAGCCGCTGACGCCGCCAACCCGTCCGACGCTCGGTGGAGCTGCCCGGGATGACGGCGGGGCTACCGGCGTGACGGTTCAGGCCAACAACACGAGGTCGTCGCGATGCACGACCTCGTGGGGCAGGTCATCGGGCAGCTCGTCGGTTCGCCTTCCCCGCCACTGGCTCAGGCGGCGGCTCGGCATCCGGGCCAGTCCCTTGGCGAAGACCTCTCCGGTGGCGGTGGCGACCTCCACTGCGTCGTCGGCCTCGAAGGCTCCTTTGACCGCCACGACGCCGGCCGGAAGCAGCGAGGTGCCCCGCTCGGTGAGGGCGCGCCGAGCCCCCTCGTCGACCACCACGGTGCCGGCGGCGTCCACGGCGAAGGCGATCCACAGCTTGCGGGCGGGGAGCCGACGATCCCGAGCCCGGACGGCGGTCCCCACGCCCGGCCGGCCGGCCACCGCGTCCGCGAGCACGCCCGGCCGCTCGGCTGCAGCGATGACCACCCGTATGCCGGACCACACGGCGATCTTGGCCGCCGCCAGCTTCGAGGCCATGCCGCCGCTGCCCCGCTCGCTACCCGCTCCGCCGGCCATGCGCTCGAGCTCCCGGTCCACCTCGACCACCTCCTGGATCAGAGAAGCTTCGTGGTCGAGGCGAGGATCGGCGGT
Coding sequences:
- a CDS encoding PspA/IM30 family protein — translated: MANLITRWWRYFSASANSRFNERADPKIQLEQAIGEAQQQHRRLTEQAANVIANQKQTEMRLNRSMEDLSKVNNSARQAVLMADDATKKGDAARATELTQAAQAFANRLIATEREVDSLKILHLQSAQAAEQAKQAVVQNSAALQTKLTERQKLLSQLDQAKMQEQMNRAMTSLSASVGQDVPTLDEVRDKIEARYAKALGTSELGSQSVEGRMLEVEQAQINTEAETRLDQIREQLGLAAPSPPAGLGSGSSGALGTGAAAEQTNDAGADAPEQKPETPTPANPPGESSK
- the proB gene encoding glutamate 5-kinase, with translation MIVVVKIGSSSVTDTTGRVDGDAVTKLCAEVAAVRAAGHQVVVVSSGAIAAGRPALGMRDVRRSGARATDLATLQAISAVGQSRLMRVYDDLLATHGLVGGQVLLAPLDFVHRQQYLHARQTLTRLLELGVVPVVNENDAIADDEIRFGDNDRLAALTAHLVRADVLVLLTDAPGLLTADPRLDHEASLIQEVVEVDRELERMAGGAGSERGSGGMASKLAAAKIAVWSGIRVVIAAAERPGVLADAVAGRPGVGTAVRARDRRLPARKLWIAFAVDAAGTVVVDEGARRALTERGTSLLPAGVVAVKGAFEADDAVEVATATGEVFAKGLARMPSRRLSQWRGRRTDELPDDLPHEVVHRDDLVLLA